The sequence TCGCCGACGCCCGCACGCTTCTCGAAGACGCCGCCAGCCCAGCCGCAGCCGGCCGCCAAGCCCTCATCCTGTGCGGCGACGCCACACCCATCCTCAACGGCCAACGCCGCTCCCTGCTCAAGGTAACCAACGAGATCAGGACGTCCGGCGGCCTCCTCCTGCTAACCCCGACCTCCCCGCACACCGCCCGCGAACACAACCTCCGCCTCGAACCCGACCAACTCGTCCCCACCCCACCAGGCCGGGGCTACCTCACCATCCGCGGAACCGCAACCCTGATCCAGCTGGCAACCTGACCGAGCGAAGTCCTGGGTTGGGTCCCTTGGACCTTGGCCGATGCGGGCGGCGTCGCCTGTATGGTCGAAAACCTGCGAAAATTCCCTCGTGCCGGGTCCGGCGAGGTCGGCCTGTGAGCTTGATCGCGGTTTTGGCCCTCAAGCGGTCACAAATTCGTGGCGGTTACAACCACGCGAGGGCGAAAACAGCGATCTTTCTGGCCTCGAGACGCGGCCGACCTTGCCGGTCGCGGCACTAGAAGCCTCACTGCCCACGGGGCCCCAGGCCCCGGCGGATAGGGCCGAACGATCCAATGCGCTCGGCGGCCGAATTGGGCCGGGCGGCCGATTTGAGCAGAAGCACGATGGGCGCACGGCCGAAGACGCGGTGGTGGGTCCCGGTGGCGGCCGCAAGACGTGGAGTCGGGCTGCCATTCCTTGCCTGAAGTCAGGTATCCGCGCGACGTCGACCGAGCCCAGGATTTACCTTGTGCCGAACGCTAAAGGCTTTCCGGGGTCTCTTGGCCGAGTAGGTCGCGATAGTCGTCCACAACCTCCTGCACCTCGGGGTCGTCCACCTCTGATGCCCACTTAATGAAGATGTTGAGAAGGTTGATCTGCTTGAGATCATCTAGAAGGTCGGCCACGCATCGGTAGTCGAGCCAGTCGATTGGCTCTGTCGGCTCCTTGAAATGTCGCGCGATGAGCGGGCGCAATGCGATAGCCAGCCACCCCGGGTCTACTCGGCGAAGAGCATCCCGCGCAAACAGGATATCATCGGTGGCACCGATCGTTGCATCAAAGACCTCGTCGATAAGGTCCATCGTTAGTGACTCCGGACCTTCGAGTAGAACCCGCAATGCGGTAGCTCGCCCTCGCCGAGTTCCGAGCGCCTGGCGAAGCTGGGTTCGGATGTCGACCGTGAATAGCCGCATCCTGGCGGCAATGAACGCGTTCTCGGCTTCCACTAGATTTTCCCAGGGTTCCATTTAGTTCTTTCTTCCAGCGCGTTTCCAGGGTAGTCCGAGGAACTTCTCTACAAAATCGTCTGGTTTCATCGGTTTTGTTGGGTATATGCTTGCGTGGGTCGGAAAATGTACGCCGCCGGCGTCTCTGCCGTCTCGTATAAGTCCAATCCCATCTGGCATCGGGGTGTCGGCGGGTATGGAATGATATATGCCTCTTACTGGCACCTTTGTGACGTCTGCGAATGTTGAGGCCCCCTTCACCTCGGGGGGTTCCTGAGGAATTATCATGCCGTCGGGCCCGATGTCGAAATCTTTACCGAGGCGAGGGGCTCGAGGTCCTTGTGCGTTGCCGAATGCGTGGAGGAGATCCTTGCATGGTGCAAGTCCGAAAGGGTCGATCCAGGTTAGCGGGTTCGTTACGTAGGTCCACGGATTGGGCGCAGGGGAGAGTCCCAAGGCGTCGGACGTTTTATAGCGTGCTGTCGCTGGGTCGTAGTAGCGGTGGAAGTTGTAGTTGAGGCCGGTTTCGGGGTCGTGGTACTGGCCGGGGAAGCGTAGCGGGCAGTCGGTCGTGGTCGGGGTGGATGGTGGGGAGACGCCCCAGAGCGTCGCGCGGGAGTGCCAGGCCAGGCGGCCGTCGGGGTCGACCAGCTCGGTTGGGGTGCCGATCAGGTCGGTGACGATGGCGTGGAACTGGGTGTCGTACCAGGCCTGATCGGGGTCGTCCGGCCGGGAGTTGGCAGACGAGGCCTGGTCGCCGGTGGGGCGGCGTTCCGACTGGGTGAGGGGCCGGAAGGTGTTGGGTTCCCAGTCCCAGGTGGTGACCGTTGTCGTGCTCGGGCCGGCGGTTTCGCCCGGCTCAGCCTGGACCGTGTGGTGCTGTTCGGCGAGGACGAGGCCGTCCCAGACGAAGGTGATCTGTTCGACGATGTCGCCGGCACTACTGAGGCGTTGTTTGGCGATGCGTCGGCCGAAGGCGTCGTAGCGGTATTGCCAGACGGTGCCGTCGGGTGTCGTGACTGCGGTCAGGTGATCGTCGGCGTCCCAGGTGTACCGCCAGTCGTCGGTCTCCCCGGCGGGGCGGAGCTGCCGGCGCAGGATTATCCGGCCTTGCGCGTCGTGCTCGTAGCGGGTCTTGCCCGCCTGACGGATCAGCGTGCCGTCGTAGCCGCGCTCGCCCTGTTCGTCGGCGGTGTCAGGGTCGACGGACGCTGGCCACGCGGCGTGGGTGAGATTGCCGGCAGGGTCGTAGGCATAGCGCTCCGCCCAGGCGCCGCCCCGGACGGCGGTGACGCGGCGCATCGCGTCGAGCTCGAAGTGATGCACGCCGGCCAGGAGATCGTCGGTTTCGGCGAGGTAGCCGTCCGACGTGTAGGCGAAGTCGCGGCGCTGAAGGAGTCTGGCGGTGCCGGCCCCGGCCGGCTGCCCAAGCCCGGCGGGGCCCGGGCCGGCGGGGCCCGGGCCGACGACGAGTGCCTGGGAGCGCAGCTGATCCCTGGCGTCCCACCGCTGGGTGAGCACGACCTCGGCGCCGCCGGGGGCGTCGCGGACTAGGTGGCGTTCGAGCTCGTGGCCTGCCGCGTCGTGGGTGAAGGTCAGGAGCTGGCCGGCCGTGCGGAGCGCCAGCGGCCGGCCGGCAGGGTCGTGTTCCCAGGAACTGATGGCACCCGACGGTGTGGTGCGCCGGGTTCGGTGGCCCAGTGGGTCATAGCGCGAGGCCAGACGGCGCCCGTCGCAGATCTCCGCGGTGACTCGGCCGAGGAGGTCGCGTTCGACGAGAACCTCGGCGTCCGGGCTGGTGGCGCGCACGACTCGGCCGGTGGCGTCGTAGGCGAACGTGGAGGTGCCGTCCGGGCCGGATCTCGCGACGATGTCCCCACCCGAGTCCCGGGCGAAGGTGACGGTCTCGCCCGCGCCGTTGGTTCGTCCAACCAGCTGGCCGGCGGCGTCGTAGTCGTAGCGGATCGTTCGGCCGTCGAAGTCGGTCTCGGCGACGAGCTGGCCGGCGGCGTCGTACTCGTAGCTCCAGCGCAGGCCCTGCGGGTTGGTGACGCTGGTCAGCCGGAGCTCGGTGTCGTAGCCGAAGGCCATCCGGCTGCCGTCGGGGCTCGTGCGCACGGTCGGAAGATCGAAGTGGGTGTACTCGGTGCGGGTGGTGAAGCCGGCCGGATCGACCTGTTCGACGAGGTTTCCCTCGGGGTCGTACCGGTAGGTGTCGGTGGCTCCGTCGGGGCGACCGCGACTGGTCAGGTGGCCCTCGGGCGTCCAGGAAAGGCGGGTGACGCCGCCGAGCGGGTCGGTCGTCGCGACCACGCGGCCGAGGGCGTCCCGATCCCAGGAGGTGACCGCGCCGGCCGGGTCGATCACGGCGATCGGCAGACCGGCGGCGTCGGTCTCGACCTGGGTCAGCTGGCCCAGGGCGTCAGTGAGCGCGATCAGTCGGCCACGGTCGTCGTGGACGAGGTCGGTGCGGCCACCGGTCGGGTCGACGACGGCGGCCAGGTTGCCGCGGGTGTCGTACTCGCGCTCCCAGCGGGCGCCGTTGGCGTCCACGGATACCAGTGGCCGGCGCTGCGCGTTCCAGGT is a genomic window of Pseudofrankia inefficax containing:
- a CDS encoding DUF6531 domain-containing protein; its protein translation is MTSDWQVLGLDTDPTPGDPAAVHALATRLGRNATTADDGTRRLRAVAAGGGDLAMRGDYAASYTGAFDDLPGQLAKLARAYRDCGTALSAYATTLGRAKSQAGAALRQGLDAHTRYQGAIARVETMLPAERALLLWPNDELSPGSIAAATADLPGPNVADQVRVVARQGEDARHDRDLAARLARDAASLRDGAARTCAEGIDTALRDSGIKNRPWYLKAWDSTRHVVTEPFTSWHNFVGFCADVALVVGVAAMVVSGPAGWILGAVVLGASAVVLTDALRRYGRGQASLGEVLIDAVGVIPGGRGAAEGARGLGEAARAVRAGRGGSRIVTAALRLGRARPPLATLGRRLGTATPRGLEEAGRIRGPLRRAEVYAKAAWCRVTGRDPIDLASGQMILDQDDVELPGVLAWTLRRTYQSGYTAGRWFGAGWSSTVDLRLEVDHGGVCFAAADGVALAFPHPTPGDPPVLPEAGPRLELALDEAGRYTILDAAAGHSYLFAIPADGQRDVALPLAAVVDRNGNRIELGYDADGELAQISHSGGYQLTVRTDGHRIVAVAAATAEGEQTLVRYGYDATGQLTQVVNSSGRALRFDYDPDGRIVRWLDRNGTEYRYTYDATGRVVRTAGSDDYLAGTLAYDDERHVTTETNSLGHVTAHHFTDRLRPARHVDPLGRVTAFGWDRFDNRTEVTDPLGRTIRYRYDDIGNLVTVERPDGTQTTTTWNAQRRPLVSVDANGARWEREYDTRGNLAAVVDPTGGRTDLVHDDRGRLIALTDALGQLTQVETDAAGLPIAVIDPAGAVTSWDRDALGRVVATTDPLGGVTRLSWTPEGHLTSRGRPDGATDTYRYDPEGNLVEQVDPAGFTTRTEYTHFDLPTVRTSPDGSRMAFGYDTELRLTSVTNPQGLRWSYEYDAAGQLVAETDFDGRTIRYDYDAAGQLVGRTNGAGETVTFARDSGGDIVARSGPDGTSTFAYDATGRVVRATSPDAEVLVERDLLGRVTAEICDGRRLASRYDPLGHRTRRTTPSGAISSWEHDPAGRPLALRTAGQLLTFTHDAAGHELERHLVRDAPGGAEVVLTQRWDARDQLRSQALVVGPGPAGPGPAGLGQPAGAGTARLLQRRDFAYTSDGYLAETDDLLAGVHHFELDAMRRVTAVRGGAWAERYAYDPAGNLTHAAWPASVDPDTADEQGERGYDGTLIRQAGKTRYEHDAQGRIILRRQLRPAGETDDWRYTWDADDHLTAVTTPDGTVWQYRYDAFGRRIAKQRLSSAGDIVEQITFVWDGLVLAEQHHTVQAEPGETAGPSTTTVTTWDWEPNTFRPLTQSERRPTGDQASSANSRPDDPDQAWYDTQFHAIVTDLIGTPTELVDPDGRLAWHSRATLWGVSPPSTPTTTDCPLRFPGQYHDPETGLNYNFHRYYDPATARYKTSDALGLSPAPNPWTYVTNPLTWIDPFGLAPCKDLLHAFGNAQGPRAPRLGKDFDIGPDGMIIPQEPPEVKGASTFADVTKVPVRGIYHSIPADTPMPDGIGLIRDGRDAGGVHFPTHASIYPTKPMKPDDFVEKFLGLPWKRAGRKN